The nucleotide sequence ttcccctccccaacaccccttcccttccccctccccaacttcttattcttgcttctgctcccttcatttccagtcctgctgaaggatctcggcccaaaacattgactgattaTTCCCCTTCATAATTACTACctaacttgctgagctcctccagcattttctgtctgttgtagatttccagcacctacagaatctcttgtatttatggctgtttttttctttttttggctTTCAACCCCATCCACCCACTTCTTCTCAGTATATATTAACTCCCTTCCCAGTGTGTCAGCAAAACGTTAAAGAATGTACCCGCTTTGAAGAAATGGAAGAAACACTTTTCTTTTGGAACCATGAGTTTATTAAGCAACAAATAACACAAAAATGCTACAGACTGCAAATTGTATCCTGGTAcataaaaattgcaaatatcaagcTTACTGTGTATTAGTGTTCCCATTGTCAGACCAAAATGGCTTGCATTTACCCAGTTCTGCATTTCATTCCCATTGTGACCTGCTTGCCTATGGCCTAGACAAGCTTAAGGAGCAGCATCTCTTCATTTCCTTAGGCCTTGCTGACACAACATAATTTCAGCAATTTAACTTCCAAGCTGCTACTCCTTTGGACTTGGGGTGTGAGCACTGATATTATTTCCCCTTTTACCATTTACATCATTTCTGGTCCTTTGTTTCTCCATTTGCCCCATTACATGTCACCCCCTCGGGCCTTGCACcatcatttttattttttatcagtcagtccatctctctctctgcagCATTCCAGACCTTCCATTTTGTTCATTCccaattctggctcccctcttaccccttcttgcatatccatcacctccttctgtacctctccattcccttctcccattgtccactctcctctccaatcagactccttcttcagtcaagtcaagtttattgtcatttcggctgtaaactgctggtacagtacacagtaaaaatgaagcaacgttcctccaggaccctggtgctacatgaaaaatcacaaaactacattagactatgtgagacagctcaaggctacactagactacgtaaaacaacatgaaAACTGCACTGAACTACAGAcatgcacaggactacataaagtgaacagacagtgcagggcagtacaataattaataaacaagacaataagcaCAGTAGAGGACCAACTAcagtataataataaatgatgtagatgtcaggctagactctgagtattgaggagtctgatggcttggaggaagaaactgttgcacagtctggttgtgaaagcccaaatgcttcggtaacTTTTGCCGCACGGCAGGAGGGAGATGAGTTTGGTTGAGGGGTGCGTTGAGTctttcacaatactgttagctttgcgggtgcagtgtttggtgtaaatgtctgtaatagtgggaagagagaccctgatgatcttctcagctgacctcactatccgctgcggggtcttgcgatccaaatgatgcaattcccgaaccaggcagtgatgcagctgctcaggatgctctcaatacaacccctgtagaatgtgatgaggatggggggtgggagatggacttttctcagcctttgcagaaagtagagacactgctgggctttctttgctatgaagctgATGTTAAacaaccaggtgagattctccaacaggtgaacaccaagaaatttggtgttcttaatGATCTCAACagaggagctgtcaatgttcagcggagtgtggtcactctgtgctctcctgaagtcaacaaccatctctttcgttcacattcagagacaggttgttggctctgcactagtctgttagccgctgcacctcttctctgtatgctgactcgtcgttcttgctgaagagacccaccactgtcgtgtcatcggcgaactagatgatgtgatttgagctgtgtgttgtatcacagttgtgggtcagcagagtgaacagtggtggactgagcacacagccctggggagccccccatgcccagtgtgatggtgttggagatgctgctcccgatccggactgactgaggtctcccagtcagaaagtctaggatccagttgcagagggagacgTTCAGTCCTTCGCCTCtaacacctatcacctcccatttcTTATTTcatacccctcccccatccacccacttcccccctcacctggtttcacctgtcatctCCCTGCTTGTCCTtcatccccaccttcttattctggcttcttccctcaaTGTATAGgcagacacaaagtgctggaggaactcagcaagtcaggcagcatcttatgatgaagcagtcctgatgaagggtttcagcctgaaacgtcaactgtttattcctctccatagatgctgccagtcctgctgagtttctccagcactttgtgtttgtgtgtgttgctgtggatttccagcatctgcagaatctcttgtatgcGTTCATTCCTTTTCTCTGTCACTCAAGGGAAAGCTGTGTTAAAGAAATCAGGATGCCCATTCACCATTAGTGCTTCTGAGACCATGGCTACAGAAAATGGGAGACAAACTCATCTATCAATGTCACCAGCAATAATATCCAAACCATAACCCTCTCTGAACCTCATGGGTCTCACATTTAAAATACAATCGTACGTACTAAATCTGTGAATGCATAGCCATTTACAAAACTTACTTGAaatcattttttttaattgaaagaTCAAAGATTTATAGAAATAATAGCACTAGCCACTTTGTGATTATGAATTAATTATTTGTTCATTAACATTCTGACATGTTTGTCCTtgtcttctgccatgatgaggccaaactcaggttggaggagcaacacattatattcatgtCAGAGTGTTAATGAACAAACTATGGTCATGAACAACTGAACAGGTTCCTGGCCTTGACTAAGTACTGATTTCTTCATTAAAGCAATTTTACACATATTAGATTGCATAGCTCATCTTTGAGAAATCCCATTGTTAGATTCATTATCCCTGATCCCCAAGCACAATTAGTAGCATTCTGGTAATTGCTTCAGAGAAACCAAAGTGCAACCACAATGAGGCACAACGGAAGAGATAACTTAATGTAATCACTTCCATTGCAGAGATCAGTATCACAACAGCTAGTCTTGAGAGAGACTGTTTGTCCCAAAAAAGATTGCTCAGAGTTTTGGCCACACACCTCAGGAGTGGAACATCCAGCCCTGTAAACCGATGCAAtacctgtaaaaaaaaagtgtAAGAATGAAGAGTACACAGTTAAATCATCACTGATAGTTTGTACAttgcctcttctggctctcctaatttcattcttaagctccttcctgctagccttataatcttctagatatcTATCATTAccaagttttttgaacctttcgtaagcttttcttcttgactcgatattcaacagcctttgtacaccacagttcctgtaccctaccatcctttccctgtctcattggaacatacctatgcagagtgccatacaaatatcccctaaacatttgccacatttctgccatatatttccctgagaacatctgttcccaatttatacttccaagttcctgcctgatagcttcataattccccttactccaattaaacactttcctaacttgtctgttcctatccctcttcaaCACTATGGTAAagcagatagaattgtgatcactatctccaaaatcctCTCCCAGTGAGAGGGCTGACACCTGacaaggttcatttcccaataccagatcaagtacagccactCCTCTAGTAGACTTATCAACATATTATATCAAGAACCcttcctgagcacacctacaaactccactccatctaaaccccttgctctcggGAGATACCAATTAAcaactgggaaattaaaatctcccatcccGACAACCGTGTttttattatacctttccagaatctgtcttcctatctgctcctagatgtccctgttactattgggtggtctataaaaaacaccaagtaaagttattgaccccttcctgtttctgacttccacccacagagactcagtagacaatccctccatgatttcctcctgTTCTACAGCTGTGACACTATATCTAATTAGCAGTGCCAggaccccacctcttttgcctccctccctgtcttttctgaaacatataAAGTCTAGCACTCTGAGTaaccatccaaatctctgtaatggccacaacatcatagctccaagtactgatccacactctaattAAAgcctcatctgctttgttcatgatgcttcttgcattaaaatagacacatctcaaatgaTCAGattgagcgcatcccttctctgtcatctgcctatcctccctcttgcactgtctccaaactttttCTATTTGAGAGCCAACAGcaccttcctccgtctcttcagatCAGTTCTCAAcctccagcaattctagtttaaactctccccaatagcctagCAAAccaccccaccaggatattggtacaccttggattcaagtacaacccatcctttttgtgcacatcaagcctgccccaaaagagatcccgatgaaccagaaatctgaatccctgtcccctgctccaatccctcagccatgtacttattctccacctcactctattcctatactcactgtcacatggcacaggaagtaatcccgagattagatttagatgatgaaatagatggctttgttgcccagtttgcagatgatatgaagattggtgaaggggcaggtagtgttgaggaaacagctaggatgcagaaggacttagacagattaggagaataggcaagaaagtgtcaaatgaaatacaaacgtttgtacaatgttggaaaatgcatggtcatgtactttggtagtagaaataagtgcgtggattattttctaaacagggagaaaatacaaaaatctgagaagcaaagggacttgggagtccttgttcagaataccctaaaggttaacttgcagattgagcgtgtggtgagcaaggcaaatgcaacgttagcattcatttcagaggtcaagaatacaagagcagggaagtgatgctgaggctttagaaggcgctggtgaggactcaccttgagtattgggaacagttttgggctcttcatctacgaaaagatctgctggcattggagacagtccggaggaggttcacggatgattccaggaatgagaggtttacgaggaatgtttgttggctctgggtctgtactcaatggaatttagaagaatgacgggggaatctcattgaaaccttttgaatgttgaaagagtagatgtggaaaggattttcccatggtgggagagtctaggacaagagggcacagcctcaggatagaggaggtgtccattcaaaacagagatgcagaaaaggtTTCTTTcgcaagagggtggtgaacttgtggaatttcttgtcacatgcagctgtggatgccatggtgttgggtgtatttaagacaaaaGTTGattagttcttgattggacatggcatcagaggttacagggagaaggccaggaactaggGTTGAAGAGGAGTAAAAGAAGGATCACCcatggcttgatgggccaaatggcctattccgcTCCTATGTCATTTTGTCTTCTTTCctagtggactagaatataagagcaaggatgtgatgctgaagctttataaggcattggtcagactactctttggagtattttgagcattGTTGAGCTCCTGATCTAagtgaggatgtgctggcattggagagggtccagaagaggttcacaagaattactctggaatgaaagggttaacatacaaggagcatttgatggctcagggcctgtactcaagattcagagattcaaaacacatttattgtcaaagaatgtataaattatacaccttgaaatttgtaATTTGTCTGCTTACCAGCAGTTACAAAGTAAAAACCTGAATAACctactttaaaaaaaagaccaaaaaccactgtgcagagaaggagaGAAAAAATGCACAAATCATGTAATCAATACTCAGTggtatttagaagaatggggtggggaggaatctcattgaaacctattgaatattgaaaggcctaattagagtggatgtaaagaggatgttttGTATGGTGAGTGAGTCTAGAGCCAGAGGGTATGGCCTCggaattgagggacatccatttagaatagagatgagaagaaattttgttaggaagagggtggtgaatttgtagaattcattggcatggacagctgtggaggccaagtctctaagtatatttaaagtggaggttgatatgttcttggttagtcagagcatcaaaggttacaaggagaaggcaggagaatggggttgagaggaaaaataaatcagccatgatggaggagactcgatggacCATGTagtctaattatgctcctatgtcttattgtcgaATGGTCTTGcagggaatgagctaccagaggaagtaatTAAGCAGGTATGTTAACAATGTTTAAAatgtacttggacaggtacatggataaaatCCAAATTCTATGCtttaaggaataaagtcttagcctgcccaacctctctTTATAACTCAAACTCTTAAGTCCTGACAAAGTACTTGCAAATCATTTCTACAATTTTTATCACTTAATAACATTGTTCCTTTAGTAGGGCGACAAccaaaactgaatgcaatactcacCTGTACAAACCTACCTTGACCTCCTAACTTTTATcctcagtgccctgactaatgaaggccagcatgacaAAATCCTTTTCACCACCCTGCCTATCTGTGATTTGACATTCAGTGAACTGTATACTTGTACTCTGAGGGCCAGccgttctacaacactccccagggctcTGCTGTTCACTGTGAAGGTCCTACCTGGGTTTAGCTTTCTAAAGTGGAACCTGTCCAaaataaactccatttgccatttcatgGCCTACTTTCTCAGCTGATCAACTTCCCCCTGTAATTTTGTTGATCCTACATAAAATCACTTTAACAAGATCATAAGGCAtagaataggagcagaagtaggccacttggcccaagtTCTCTgatattcaatcatggctgattgattttccctttcaaccctgtTCTCATGTCTCCTCCACAAAACCTTCGATGCCTTTACTGCTGATCAGGActcttatcaacctccactttaaatatacacaaagatttagcctccacagctatTGGTGGTAATGAACTCAGCACAttaactaccctctggctaaagaaatttctcatctattttctaaagggatatcctaaTTTGAGGCCATGTcatctggtccaagactctcccgCTGCTGGAAACTTCGTCTGTATGTTCACTCTTTCTAGGCTTTTTGATATCCTgtgggtttcattgagatcccccccccccccccgcaacctcccattcttcaaaactccagcaagtacaggcccagagcattcaaacactcctcagatgttaacactttcattcctgggatcattctcatgaacctcctctggaccttctccggtgccagcagatcctttcttaTGTATTGCcgtggttaagatttctactactAAATGATGTGGGGTATTTCATGGAAACaaagaaatcctacagcacaatacaggccatacggcccacaatgctgtgttgaacatgtacttactttagaaattacctcggatTACCCattgccttctatttttctaagctctatgtacctttccagaagtgtcttaaaagaccctattgtatccaccttcgccagcagcctattccacacactcaccactctgcataaaaaacttacacctgacctcctctgtacctacttccaagcaccttaaaactatgtcctctcataTCAGCCATTTCAGCACGACCTTAAAACTCGCCTCATCGATGGGAGGGATAATATGGATGTGGTTAATCGGAGAAACCTGACCTGGAAAACCAAATAGCTCCTATTAAAGTATTTATAGACTTTTACTAGGTGCACTTAACCTTGAGTGCTGACTGTGCCCTATAATGTATCTAACGACAGCTCTTTTCATCCCTAGCACTGCAATCCTGAACGTGCAATTGCTGCACCCAGGAATTGCTGcacttttttttcctgtgtttaCAGACCTTGAAATCAATTAGTTGATGAAATCATGGAATCATGCATGTTGATGGCACTAGATAGAATAACATATCGCCATGAACTATATcagccaaagggccagtttctgtattgtagtaCTGTATAAATATATGAATCCATGAAATGAAATTTTGAGCAACATGCATaacttgctggagaaactcagcaggtcaggcagcatctatggagaggaagaaacagttgatgttttgaactGAGAACCTGAAATGTCCTGTTtctattgttacgtacccgtgggtatctggtacttgtcacgtgacagtggtgttgaagatatgctggacctaaggtagtggtcttgtgatggtggagtgacgtcattttcccgccagtagaggtcatgtgacaggttttttttcaggGAATAAAaagaggacccctccctgtgaggaggggcagttcgtggctggat is from Hypanus sabinus isolate sHypSab1 chromosome 5, sHypSab1.hap1, whole genome shotgun sequence and encodes:
- the LOC132394826 gene encoding prostate stem cell antigen-like; its protein translation is MKYLLLLGCGLLLCASLGTCLECFRCAISLNKCISDKVNCTQANEKCFLQVGKAGIASVYRAGCSTPEVCGQNSEQSFLGQTVSLKTSCCDTDLCNGSDYIKLSLPLCLIVVALWFL